Proteins encoded within one genomic window of Gasterosteus aculeatus chromosome 18, fGasAcu3.hap1.1, whole genome shotgun sequence:
- the dtnba gene encoding dystrobrevin, beta a isoform X3: protein MVMEEGGLRDRGRGTPATVDSEPRQILVELGEQNLDAICLSTYRTACKLRFIQKRCNLHLIDIYNVIEAVRDAGLNAVELHAGISVTRLENLVSSLFNQLSKRLPTTHTIDPRESAILLVEFLLAAVDSEPDSRLTVLSVKAMLATLCGGKLLDKLRYVFSQVSDSSGVLVQSKFDSFLREALKLPSAVHEGPSFGYTHTSARSCFHQQKRVMLNMFLDIVADPPQCLVWLPLMHRMANVEHVYHPVSCSYCRGNAMTGFRYRCLRCRGYQLCQNCFWRGNASGSHSNQHQMKEHSSWKSSASKLGRALSRTLGCVSSREPPHPIYPEEPERTLNLSNLVPARPVGNTSDAMLLSTSVPESSKSLAAARRMNEEHALIAAYVNRLQSGPHSVDSPRREDEEHKLIARYTSRLAETDGHGVIPNRSINFDVNKQKRELIAQLECKNREILAEIKRLRVEHDAACQATTNPTLLAELRLLRQRKDELEQRMSSLQQSRRELMVQLEGLMKLLKAQAAGSSHASPSRPSPSSVRSVGAASPPAHMYPPQDSLAGVGGDVQEAFAQGPRRNLRNDLLVAADSITNTVSSLVKELHSDEAREEEERLLNGKDRAG, encoded by the exons atggtgatggaggagggggggctgagagacagagggagggggactcCAGCGACGGTTGACTCAGAGCCGAGACAAATCCTGGTAGAGCTTG GGGAGCAGAACCTGGATGCCATTTGTCTTTCCACATACCGAACAGCCTGCAAGCTCAGATTCATCCAGAAGAGATGCAACT TGCATCTGATCGATATATACAATGTGATCGAGGCGGTGCGGGACGCCGGACTGAACGCCGTGGAGCTCCACGCCGGCATCTCCGTGACCCGACTGGAGAACCTGGTTTCCTCCCTTTTCAACCAGCTCAGCAAGCGCCTGCCCACCACGCACACCATCGACCCGCGGGAGAGTGCCATCCTGCTGGTCGAATTCCTGCTGGCCGCCGTGGACAG tgaGCCTGACAGCCGTCTGACGGTGCTCTCCGTGAAGGCGATGCTGGCCACCCTGTGCGGAGGGAAACTGCTGGATAAACTCCGCT aTGTGTTTTCTCAGGTATCTGACTCCAGCGGAGTGCTGGTTCAGTCCAAATTCGACAGTTTTCTGAGGGAGGCTCTGAAGCTGCCCAGCGCTGTACACGAAGGACCGTCCTTcggctacacacacacctcagcacGCTCATGCTTCCACCAACAG AAGAGGGTGATGCTCAACATGTTCCTGGACATTGTAGCTGACCCTCCTCAGTGTCTTGTCTGGCTGCCTCTCATGCACCGCATGGCCAACGTGGAGCATg tctACCACCCCGTGTCATGCTCTTACTGTCGTGGCAATGCCATGACGGGCTTCCGGTATCGCTGCCTCCGTTGCCGTGGTTATCAGCTCTGCCAGAACTGCTTTTGGCGCGGCAATGCCAGTGGCTCTCACAGCAACCAGCATCAGATGAAGGAGCACTCGTCCTGG aagtCGTCGGCGTCAAAGCTTGGCCGAGCCCTGAGCAGGACTCTGGGCTGCGTCTCATCCAGAGAGCCCCCTCATCCTATTTACCCGGAGGAACCGGAGAGGACCCTCAACCTCTCCAACCTGGT cccCGCTCGCCCGGTTGGAAACACAAGTGACGCCATGTTGCTGTCCACTTCAGTGCCTGAGTCCTCCAAAAg TTTGGCCGCCGCTCGGCGCATGAACGAGGAGCACGCTCTGATCGCGGCGTACGTGAATCGCCTGCAGAGTGGCCCGCACAGCGTGGACAGTCCACGCAGAGAAGACGAGGAGCACAAGCTGATCGCCCGCTACACCTCCCGCCTGGCCGAGACCGACGGCCACGGA GTGATACCAAACCGGAGCATCAACTTTGATGTGAACAAACAGAAGAGGGAGCTCATCGCTCAGCTCGAGTGCAAAAACAG GGAGATCTTGGCAGAGATCAAGCGTCTCCGGGTGGAGCATGACGCGGCGTGCCAGGCAACAACCAACCCGACTCTGCTGGCCGAGCTGCGGCTGCTCAG ACAAAGGAAAGATGAGCTGGAGCAGAGGATGTCgtctctgcagcagagcagaaggGAGCTGATGGTTCAGCTCGAGGGACTGATGAAGCTGCTCAAG GCGCAGGCGGCTGGCTCCTCCCACGCCTCTCCTTCTAGGCCGAGCCCGTCAAGCGTCCGCTCCGTGGGCGCTGCGTCTCCTCCGGCTCACATGTACCCTCCTCAGGATTCCCTCGCCGGGGTTGGCGGTGACGTACAGGAAGCATTCGCCCAAG GCCCAAGAAGGAACCTGAGGAACGACCTTCTGGTAGCAGCTGACTCCATCACCAACACTGTGTCCTCACTGGTCAAAGAGCTCCACTCTG ATGAGgctcgggaggaggaggagagattgCTGAACGGGAAGGACAGAG
- the dtnba gene encoding dystrobrevin, beta a isoform X2: MVMEEGGLRDRGRGTPATVDSEPRQILVELGEQNLDAICLSTYRTACKLRFIQKRCNLHLIDIYNVIEAVRDAGLNAVELHAGISVTRLENLVSSLFNQLSKRLPTTHTIDPRESAILLVEFLLAAVDSEPDSRLTVLSVKAMLATLCGGKLLDKLRYVFSQVSDSSGVLVQSKFDSFLREALKLPSAVHEGPSFGYTHTSARSCFHQQKRVMLNMFLDIVADPPQCLVWLPLMHRMANVEHVYHPVSCSYCRGNAMTGFRYRCLRCRGYQLCQNCFWRGNASGSHSNQHQMKEHSSWKSSASKLGRALSRTLGCVSSREPPHPIYPEEPERTLNLSNLVPARPVGNTSDAMLLSTSVPESSKSLAAARRMNEEHALIAAYVNRLQSGPHSVDSPRREDEEHKLIARYTSRLAETDGHGVIPNRSINFDVNKQKRELIAQLECKNREILAEIKRLRVEHDAACQATTNPTLLAELRLLRQRKDELEQRMSSLQQSRRELMVQLEGLMKLLKDEEQRQAAQAAGSSHASPSRPSPSSVRSVGAASPPAHMYPPQDSLAGVGGDVQEAFAQGPRRNLRNDLLVAADSITNTVSSLVKELHSDEAREEEERLLNGKDRG; this comes from the exons atggtgatggaggagggggggctgagagacagagggagggggactcCAGCGACGGTTGACTCAGAGCCGAGACAAATCCTGGTAGAGCTTG GGGAGCAGAACCTGGATGCCATTTGTCTTTCCACATACCGAACAGCCTGCAAGCTCAGATTCATCCAGAAGAGATGCAACT TGCATCTGATCGATATATACAATGTGATCGAGGCGGTGCGGGACGCCGGACTGAACGCCGTGGAGCTCCACGCCGGCATCTCCGTGACCCGACTGGAGAACCTGGTTTCCTCCCTTTTCAACCAGCTCAGCAAGCGCCTGCCCACCACGCACACCATCGACCCGCGGGAGAGTGCCATCCTGCTGGTCGAATTCCTGCTGGCCGCCGTGGACAG tgaGCCTGACAGCCGTCTGACGGTGCTCTCCGTGAAGGCGATGCTGGCCACCCTGTGCGGAGGGAAACTGCTGGATAAACTCCGCT aTGTGTTTTCTCAGGTATCTGACTCCAGCGGAGTGCTGGTTCAGTCCAAATTCGACAGTTTTCTGAGGGAGGCTCTGAAGCTGCCCAGCGCTGTACACGAAGGACCGTCCTTcggctacacacacacctcagcacGCTCATGCTTCCACCAACAG AAGAGGGTGATGCTCAACATGTTCCTGGACATTGTAGCTGACCCTCCTCAGTGTCTTGTCTGGCTGCCTCTCATGCACCGCATGGCCAACGTGGAGCATg tctACCACCCCGTGTCATGCTCTTACTGTCGTGGCAATGCCATGACGGGCTTCCGGTATCGCTGCCTCCGTTGCCGTGGTTATCAGCTCTGCCAGAACTGCTTTTGGCGCGGCAATGCCAGTGGCTCTCACAGCAACCAGCATCAGATGAAGGAGCACTCGTCCTGG aagtCGTCGGCGTCAAAGCTTGGCCGAGCCCTGAGCAGGACTCTGGGCTGCGTCTCATCCAGAGAGCCCCCTCATCCTATTTACCCGGAGGAACCGGAGAGGACCCTCAACCTCTCCAACCTGGT cccCGCTCGCCCGGTTGGAAACACAAGTGACGCCATGTTGCTGTCCACTTCAGTGCCTGAGTCCTCCAAAAg TTTGGCCGCCGCTCGGCGCATGAACGAGGAGCACGCTCTGATCGCGGCGTACGTGAATCGCCTGCAGAGTGGCCCGCACAGCGTGGACAGTCCACGCAGAGAAGACGAGGAGCACAAGCTGATCGCCCGCTACACCTCCCGCCTGGCCGAGACCGACGGCCACGGA GTGATACCAAACCGGAGCATCAACTTTGATGTGAACAAACAGAAGAGGGAGCTCATCGCTCAGCTCGAGTGCAAAAACAG GGAGATCTTGGCAGAGATCAAGCGTCTCCGGGTGGAGCATGACGCGGCGTGCCAGGCAACAACCAACCCGACTCTGCTGGCCGAGCTGCGGCTGCTCAG ACAAAGGAAAGATGAGCTGGAGCAGAGGATGTCgtctctgcagcagagcagaaggGAGCTGATGGTTCAGCTCGAGGGACTGATGAAGCTGCTCAAG GATGAGGAACAGCGACAGGCA GCGCAGGCGGCTGGCTCCTCCCACGCCTCTCCTTCTAGGCCGAGCCCGTCAAGCGTCCGCTCCGTGGGCGCTGCGTCTCCTCCGGCTCACATGTACCCTCCTCAGGATTCCCTCGCCGGGGTTGGCGGTGACGTACAGGAAGCATTCGCCCAAG GCCCAAGAAGGAACCTGAGGAACGACCTTCTGGTAGCAGCTGACTCCATCACCAACACTGTGTCCTCACTGGTCAAAGAGCTCCACTCTG ATGAGgctcgggaggaggaggagagattgCTGAACGGGAAGGACAGAG
- the dtnba gene encoding dystrobrevin, beta a isoform X1, which produces MVMEEGGLRDRGRGTPATVDSEPRQILVELGEQNLDAICLSTYRTACKLRFIQKRCNLHLIDIYNVIEAVRDAGLNAVELHAGISVTRLENLVSSLFNQLSKRLPTTHTIDPRESAILLVEFLLAAVDSEPDSRLTVLSVKAMLATLCGGKLLDKLRYVFSQVSDSSGVLVQSKFDSFLREALKLPSAVHEGPSFGYTHTSARSCFHQQKRVMLNMFLDIVADPPQCLVWLPLMHRMANVEHVYHPVSCSYCRGNAMTGFRYRCLRCRGYQLCQNCFWRGNASGSHSNQHQMKEHSSWKSSASKLGRALSRTLGCVSSREPPHPIYPEEPERTLNLSNLVPARPVGNTSDAMLLSTSVPESSKSLAAARRMNEEHALIAAYVNRLQSGPHSVDSPRREDEEHKLIARYTSRLAETDGHGVIPNRSINFDVNKQKRELIAQLECKNREILAEIKRLRVEHDAACQATTNPTLLAELRLLRQRKDELEQRMSSLQQSRRELMVQLEGLMKLLKDEEQRQAAQAAGSSHASPSRPSPSSVRSVGAASPPAHMYPPQDSLAGVGGDVQEAFAQGPRRNLRNDLLVAADSITNTVSSLVKELHSDEAREEEERLLNGKDRAG; this is translated from the exons atggtgatggaggagggggggctgagagacagagggagggggactcCAGCGACGGTTGACTCAGAGCCGAGACAAATCCTGGTAGAGCTTG GGGAGCAGAACCTGGATGCCATTTGTCTTTCCACATACCGAACAGCCTGCAAGCTCAGATTCATCCAGAAGAGATGCAACT TGCATCTGATCGATATATACAATGTGATCGAGGCGGTGCGGGACGCCGGACTGAACGCCGTGGAGCTCCACGCCGGCATCTCCGTGACCCGACTGGAGAACCTGGTTTCCTCCCTTTTCAACCAGCTCAGCAAGCGCCTGCCCACCACGCACACCATCGACCCGCGGGAGAGTGCCATCCTGCTGGTCGAATTCCTGCTGGCCGCCGTGGACAG tgaGCCTGACAGCCGTCTGACGGTGCTCTCCGTGAAGGCGATGCTGGCCACCCTGTGCGGAGGGAAACTGCTGGATAAACTCCGCT aTGTGTTTTCTCAGGTATCTGACTCCAGCGGAGTGCTGGTTCAGTCCAAATTCGACAGTTTTCTGAGGGAGGCTCTGAAGCTGCCCAGCGCTGTACACGAAGGACCGTCCTTcggctacacacacacctcagcacGCTCATGCTTCCACCAACAG AAGAGGGTGATGCTCAACATGTTCCTGGACATTGTAGCTGACCCTCCTCAGTGTCTTGTCTGGCTGCCTCTCATGCACCGCATGGCCAACGTGGAGCATg tctACCACCCCGTGTCATGCTCTTACTGTCGTGGCAATGCCATGACGGGCTTCCGGTATCGCTGCCTCCGTTGCCGTGGTTATCAGCTCTGCCAGAACTGCTTTTGGCGCGGCAATGCCAGTGGCTCTCACAGCAACCAGCATCAGATGAAGGAGCACTCGTCCTGG aagtCGTCGGCGTCAAAGCTTGGCCGAGCCCTGAGCAGGACTCTGGGCTGCGTCTCATCCAGAGAGCCCCCTCATCCTATTTACCCGGAGGAACCGGAGAGGACCCTCAACCTCTCCAACCTGGT cccCGCTCGCCCGGTTGGAAACACAAGTGACGCCATGTTGCTGTCCACTTCAGTGCCTGAGTCCTCCAAAAg TTTGGCCGCCGCTCGGCGCATGAACGAGGAGCACGCTCTGATCGCGGCGTACGTGAATCGCCTGCAGAGTGGCCCGCACAGCGTGGACAGTCCACGCAGAGAAGACGAGGAGCACAAGCTGATCGCCCGCTACACCTCCCGCCTGGCCGAGACCGACGGCCACGGA GTGATACCAAACCGGAGCATCAACTTTGATGTGAACAAACAGAAGAGGGAGCTCATCGCTCAGCTCGAGTGCAAAAACAG GGAGATCTTGGCAGAGATCAAGCGTCTCCGGGTGGAGCATGACGCGGCGTGCCAGGCAACAACCAACCCGACTCTGCTGGCCGAGCTGCGGCTGCTCAG ACAAAGGAAAGATGAGCTGGAGCAGAGGATGTCgtctctgcagcagagcagaaggGAGCTGATGGTTCAGCTCGAGGGACTGATGAAGCTGCTCAAG GATGAGGAACAGCGACAGGCA GCGCAGGCGGCTGGCTCCTCCCACGCCTCTCCTTCTAGGCCGAGCCCGTCAAGCGTCCGCTCCGTGGGCGCTGCGTCTCCTCCGGCTCACATGTACCCTCCTCAGGATTCCCTCGCCGGGGTTGGCGGTGACGTACAGGAAGCATTCGCCCAAG GCCCAAGAAGGAACCTGAGGAACGACCTTCTGGTAGCAGCTGACTCCATCACCAACACTGTGTCCTCACTGGTCAAAGAGCTCCACTCTG ATGAGgctcgggaggaggaggagagattgCTGAACGGGAAGGACAGAG
- the LOC120808512 gene encoding toll-like receptor 5 — MQCSSPVTQPLTDKSAANRNPSILDLRFSNCSRDWCIVETSRLAFLLSSRLKMWMLSLQVVVASVLLQAPGCSPSCLILGSVANCGSQNLRWIPPLPPHITHLYLEMNHIHEINSTSLSGLEELQALDLGRQYVPLVIRNHAFSGQRRLRRLVLGFNAGLQLEPRAFVGLSGLQNLHLDYCSLQASILKENYLEPLSSLETLDLFANKIKRLQPSMFFTNMTNLKVLNLKLNQIDRICESDLVGFQGKNFTLLNLASVSLKAMFNEHFDWQECGNPFGGMSFQTLDLSHNAFSVSGSKRFFTAIKGTEISHLKLSGHMGKGFSHNNLPDPDRGTFVGLNVSSVRTLDLSNNRIFALQEGVFRPLKEVAVIDVSRNRLNQIHRHAFEGLQGHLRMLNLSHNLLGQIQSHTFASLTNLRVLDLSFNHIGVLGYDSFSGLPQLKALYLTGNSLRDFGFPASLPRLDYLMLNDNKLKSLPVSALARFAGNVMHLDIKDNRLTNLGHVTMLSTHLKQLQRLFYGGNPIQWCTISGRVPAVGLNNVQVLDLHSSSLQSMWSQGRCLNLFDNFGRVIALNLSFNALQSLPWGLFKGLTSVAEMDLSFNSLTYLRPDVLPNSLKVLNLSNNFVASPDPDAFRFLSFLNLKMNRFHCDSNLKGFLTWLRKTNATLLSPVAELRCEFPSGLYNMSLLDFSVWNN, encoded by the exons ATGCAATGTTCATCACCGGTGACGCAACCACTCACAGATAAAAGTGCTGCCAACAGAAATCCCTCCATACTGGATCTCCGCTTTTCAAATTGCAGCAGAGACTGGTGTATTGTTGAAACATCAAGACTTGCATTTCTTCTTTCAAGCAGGCTGAAGATGTGGATGCTGAGTCTTCAGGTGGTTGTCGCCTCTGTGCTCCTACAG GCGCCCGGTTGTTCCCCATCGTGCCTCATCCTGGGCTCTGTAGCTAACTGTGGCTCCCAGAACCTCCGCTggattcctcctctccctcctcacatcACCCACCTGTACCTGGAGATGAACCACATCCACGAGATCAACTCCACCTCCCTGTCgggcctggaggagctgcaggcgcTGGACCTGGGGCGACAGTATGTGCCTCTTGTGATCAGGAACCACGCCTTCAGCGGCCAGAGGCGCCTGAGGAGGCTCGTGCTCGGCTTCAACGCCGGCCTTCAACTGGAGCCGCGGGCTTTTGTCGGACTGTCGGGTTTGCAGAATCTCCACCTGGATTACTGTTCTCTGCAAGCGTCCATCCTGAAGGAGAACTATCTGGAGCCACTGTCCTCCTTGGAGACTCTTGACCTCTTCGCCAATAAGATAAAAAGACTGCAGCCCTCAATGTTTTTTACAAACATGACTAATTTGAAAGTTTTGAATCTCAAGCTGAACCAAATCGACAGAATATGTGAATCTGATCTGGTTGGTTTTCAAGGAAAGAACTTCACGCTCCTGAACTTGGCCTCGGTTAGTCTTAAGGCCATGTTTAATGAACATTTTGACTGGCAGGAATGTGGGAATCCTTTCGGGGGAATGTCCTTTCAGACACTTGACCTGTCCCACAACGCGTTCAGCGTGAGTGGGTCCAAACGCTTTTTCACAGCCATCAAAGGGACCGAAATCTCCCATCTCAAACTGTCAGGACACATGGGTAAAGGATTCTCACACAACAATCTCCCTGATCCAGACCGCGGCACGTTTGTAGGCCTGAACGTCAGCTCAGTCCGCACTTTGGATCTGTCGAACAACCGGATATTTGCATTGCAAGAGGGGGTTTTTCGTCCACTGAAAGAGGTCGCAGTCATTGACGTTTCCCGTAACAGATTGAATCAGATACACCGACATGCCTTTGAGGGTCTTCAGGGACATTTGAGAATGCTCAACCTGTCACACAACCTGCTGGGGCAAATCCAGTCTCACACCTTTGCCTCCCTGACAAACCTGAGAGTGTTGGACTTGTCTTTTAATCACATTGGTGTTCTGGGCTACGACTCATTCAGTGGACTTCCACAACTGAAAGCATTATATCTAACAGGAAACTCTCTGCGAGACTTTGGCTTCCCCGCATCTCTCCCAAGATTAGATTATCTCATGTTGAATGACAATAAACTCAAGTCGTTACCGGTCAGCGCTCTTGCGCGTTTTGCCGGTAATGTTATGCATCTGGACATCAAGGACAACCGCTTGACGAACCTGGGGCACGTCACCATGCTTTCAACTCATCTGAAACAGCTCCAGCGTCTCTTCTACGGAGGAAACCCAATCCAATGGTGTACGATCAGTGGACGGGTTCCAGCAGTTGGTTTGAACAATGTCCAGGTTCTGGATCTTCACAGCAGTTCCCTGCAGTCCATGTGGTCTCAGGGGAGGTGCTTGAATCTGTTTGACAATTTTGGACGCGTGATCGCTCTGAACTTGAGCTTCAATGCACTGCAGTCTCTCCCTTGGGGCCTTTTCAAGGGCCTCACCTCAGTAGCAGAGATGGACCTCTCGTTCAACAGCTTGACCTATCTGCGGCCTGATGTGCTACCAAATAGTCTGAAAGTACTCAACCTCTCCAACAACTTTGTAGCCTCCCCTGACCCCGACGCGTTTCGCTTTCTAAGCTTCCTCAACCTTAAAATGAACCGTTTCCACTGCGATTCAAACCTGAAGGGCTTTCTGACTTGGCTGAGGAAGACCAACGCGACCCTTCTTAGTCCTGTGGCGGAGCTCAGGTGTGAATTTCCTTCTGGACTCTATAATATGTCTCTGTTAGATTTCTCTGTTTGGAACAACTAG
- the dtnba gene encoding dystrobrevin, beta a isoform X4 — MVMEEGGLRDRGRGTPATVDSEPRQILVELGEQNLDAICLSTYRTACKLRFIQKRCNLHLIDIYNVIEAVRDAGLNAVELHAGISVTRLENLVSSLFNQLSKRLPTTHTIDPRESAILLVEFLLAAVDSEPDSRLTVLSVKAMLATLCGGKLLDKLRYVFSQVSDSSGVLVQSKFDSFLREALKLPSAVHEGPSFGYTHTSARSCFHQQKRVMLNMFLDIVADPPQCLVWLPLMHRMANVEHVYHPVSCSYCRGNAMTGFRYRCLRCRGYQLCQNCFWRGNASGSHSNQHQMKEHSSWKSSASKLGRALSRTLGCVSSREPPHPIYPEEPERTLNLSNLVPARPVGNTSDAMLLSTSVPESSKSLAAARRMNEEHALIAAYVNRLQSGPHSVDSPRREDEEHKLIARYTSRLAETDGHGVIPNRSINFDVNKQKRELIAQLECKNREILAEIKRLRVEHDAACQATTNPTLLAELRLLRQRKDELEQRMSSLQQSRRELMVQLEGLMKLLKAQAAGSSHASPSRPSPSSVRSVGAASPPAHMYPPQDSLAGVGGDVQEAFAQGPRRNLRNDLLVAADSITNTVSSLVKELHSDEAREEEERLLNGKDRG, encoded by the exons atggtgatggaggagggggggctgagagacagagggagggggactcCAGCGACGGTTGACTCAGAGCCGAGACAAATCCTGGTAGAGCTTG GGGAGCAGAACCTGGATGCCATTTGTCTTTCCACATACCGAACAGCCTGCAAGCTCAGATTCATCCAGAAGAGATGCAACT TGCATCTGATCGATATATACAATGTGATCGAGGCGGTGCGGGACGCCGGACTGAACGCCGTGGAGCTCCACGCCGGCATCTCCGTGACCCGACTGGAGAACCTGGTTTCCTCCCTTTTCAACCAGCTCAGCAAGCGCCTGCCCACCACGCACACCATCGACCCGCGGGAGAGTGCCATCCTGCTGGTCGAATTCCTGCTGGCCGCCGTGGACAG tgaGCCTGACAGCCGTCTGACGGTGCTCTCCGTGAAGGCGATGCTGGCCACCCTGTGCGGAGGGAAACTGCTGGATAAACTCCGCT aTGTGTTTTCTCAGGTATCTGACTCCAGCGGAGTGCTGGTTCAGTCCAAATTCGACAGTTTTCTGAGGGAGGCTCTGAAGCTGCCCAGCGCTGTACACGAAGGACCGTCCTTcggctacacacacacctcagcacGCTCATGCTTCCACCAACAG AAGAGGGTGATGCTCAACATGTTCCTGGACATTGTAGCTGACCCTCCTCAGTGTCTTGTCTGGCTGCCTCTCATGCACCGCATGGCCAACGTGGAGCATg tctACCACCCCGTGTCATGCTCTTACTGTCGTGGCAATGCCATGACGGGCTTCCGGTATCGCTGCCTCCGTTGCCGTGGTTATCAGCTCTGCCAGAACTGCTTTTGGCGCGGCAATGCCAGTGGCTCTCACAGCAACCAGCATCAGATGAAGGAGCACTCGTCCTGG aagtCGTCGGCGTCAAAGCTTGGCCGAGCCCTGAGCAGGACTCTGGGCTGCGTCTCATCCAGAGAGCCCCCTCATCCTATTTACCCGGAGGAACCGGAGAGGACCCTCAACCTCTCCAACCTGGT cccCGCTCGCCCGGTTGGAAACACAAGTGACGCCATGTTGCTGTCCACTTCAGTGCCTGAGTCCTCCAAAAg TTTGGCCGCCGCTCGGCGCATGAACGAGGAGCACGCTCTGATCGCGGCGTACGTGAATCGCCTGCAGAGTGGCCCGCACAGCGTGGACAGTCCACGCAGAGAAGACGAGGAGCACAAGCTGATCGCCCGCTACACCTCCCGCCTGGCCGAGACCGACGGCCACGGA GTGATACCAAACCGGAGCATCAACTTTGATGTGAACAAACAGAAGAGGGAGCTCATCGCTCAGCTCGAGTGCAAAAACAG GGAGATCTTGGCAGAGATCAAGCGTCTCCGGGTGGAGCATGACGCGGCGTGCCAGGCAACAACCAACCCGACTCTGCTGGCCGAGCTGCGGCTGCTCAG ACAAAGGAAAGATGAGCTGGAGCAGAGGATGTCgtctctgcagcagagcagaaggGAGCTGATGGTTCAGCTCGAGGGACTGATGAAGCTGCTCAAG GCGCAGGCGGCTGGCTCCTCCCACGCCTCTCCTTCTAGGCCGAGCCCGTCAAGCGTCCGCTCCGTGGGCGCTGCGTCTCCTCCGGCTCACATGTACCCTCCTCAGGATTCCCTCGCCGGGGTTGGCGGTGACGTACAGGAAGCATTCGCCCAAG GCCCAAGAAGGAACCTGAGGAACGACCTTCTGGTAGCAGCTGACTCCATCACCAACACTGTGTCCTCACTGGTCAAAGAGCTCCACTCTG ATGAGgctcgggaggaggaggagagattgCTGAACGGGAAGGACAGAG